CGTCCGCGCTCACTCGTGGTAGAAGGTCGCGACGAGCCAGCCCGCCACCACGGGGAAGGCGAGGCTCGGGACCACGCGCACGGCGACGAACTTCCAGCCCATCAGCGGCGCCTCCCAGGCGATGATCCGCTGCATGCCGAAGAGGGACCACGCGGTCATGTAGGCGACGAGCGGCGGGAGCGCCGCGCCCGAGTGCGCGAGCGCGACCATGAGCGGCACGCTCACCATCGGCCCGCCCGGCGTGAGGACGCCGGCGACGGTCGCGATCAGGAGCGCGCGAAGGCCGCTCTGCTGGCCGAAATACCGCGAGACCACCTCCTGCGGCACGAGCACCTGCATGAGCCCGGCGAGGAACAGCGCGGGCACGAGCCGCGGCAGGATGAACCACAGCAGCGAGGCGCCGTGCTTGGCGCCGAGGAGGGGGAGCCCCGGGTCCTTGACGTACGCGACGACCGCGAGCGCCAGCGCGACCCCGACGAGGACCAGCGTGGAAGGGTCGAGCGGCCCGCGCATGGCGACCATTATTGCATAGGGGTGGGTGACCGAAGGATACTCGGCAGGTGGACGAGCGCACCCAGAGCCTGCTCGACGGCATCACCGCCGCGCTCGTCGTGGTGGACGCCGACCTGGCCGTCGTCGCCTGGAACCGGGCGATGGAGTGGGTCACCGGTGTCGCGCGCGCGGAGGCCCTCGGGCGGAAGGCCGACGCGGGCCTGCCGGTCCTGCGCGACCCGGAGCTCGTGGCGCGGCTCCGGGAGGCCGCCGCCGGCGGCGAGCCCGCGACGCTCGAGGTCCTCCACGCGGTGCCCGAGGACGAGCGCCCGCTCTGGCTCGAGGTGCACTGCGTGCCGTGGCGCGACGAGGCGGGGCGCGTCGTGGGCGGGCTCGGCGTCCTCGTCGACATCAGCGAGCGCCACCGGCGCGAGCTGTTTCTGAGAGCGATCGAGGCGATCGGCCACTCGCTCGCCTCCTCGCTCGACCTCGACGAGGTGCTCGACACGATCGTCACCAAGGCGCGCGAGGTCATGGGCGCGGAGGCCGCGCTCGTGGTCGCCTGGGACGGCGTCGCGCCCGCGTTCAGCGTCATGCGCGCGGTCGGGCGGCTCTCCCGTGAATACGCCGGCGCCGGCTCGATCCCGGCCGGCGGCGGGCCCGTCGCGCGCGCGATCCGCGAGGCGCGCCCGGTCGCGACGCGCAACATCCTCACGGACCCCAACGTCTGGCTCGCGCCGGAGCGGCGCGCCCAGGTCGCGCGCGAGGGCTACAAGGCCGCGGCCGCGGCGCCGCTCGCGGCGAAGGGGCGCGTGCACGGCGCGCTCGTCGTCCACTATTGGGAGGAGCGGACCTTCGGCGACGAGGAGCTGGCGGCGCTGAAGCTCCTCGCCGAGCAGGCCTCGCTCGCCATCCAGAACGCCCAGATCTACGGTCAGGCGGAGCGCCGCCGCGCGGTCGCGGAGGTGCTGGCGCGCCTGGCGCGCGAGCTGACGGCGAGCCTCGACGTCGAGCGGATCGCCGAGCTGCTGGCGCGCGGCGTCGTCGAGTTCATGGGCGCGCGCGTCGCCGTCGTGTTCCGCTACGAGAGCGAGGACGGCTCGCTCCACGCGCTCGCGGCCGCCGGCGACGACGCCGAGGCGATCCGCGGCGTGGTGCTCGGCGCGGGCGAGGGGGTGGCGGGGCGCGCGGTGGCCGAGCGCGCGACCGTCCTGGCCCGCGACATCCGGTCCGATCCCGACGTGCGCCTGTCCGCCGCCGTGCGCGAGCGCCTGAAGGAGGCGGCGTCCCGCGCGGCGATCGGCGTCCCGCTCCTGACCCACGAGCGCGTCATCGGCGCGCTGGCGCTCGGCGCGGACGAGGACCGCGTGTTCACGCCCGACGAGGTGCGCGCGCTCGAAGGTCTCGCCGACCAGGCGGCGCTCGCGTTCGAGAACGCGCGCCTGTACGCGACCGCGCGCGACAGCGTCGTGCGGCTGCGCGACACGCAGGCGCAGCTCGTGCAGGCGGCGAAGATGTCCGCGCTCGGCCAGCTCGTCTCGGGCGTGGCCCACGAGCTGAACAACCCCCTCTCCGTCATCATCGGCTACGGCCAGCTCCTGCTCGGCCGCGACCTGCCCGAGGTGGTCAAGCGTCCGGTCGAGCTCATGGTGTCGCAGGCCGACCGCATGGCGAAGATCGTCCGCAACCTCCTCTTCTTCTCGCGCCAGCGCCCGCCCGAGCGTGTCGGCGTGGACCTGAACGAGGTCCTCGATCGGACGCTCGCGCTCCGCGCGATCCAGCTGACGCTCTCCGGCATCGTCGTCGAGAAGGACCTCGCGGCGGAGCTGCCGCCGGTCTCCGGCGACCCGCACCAGCTCGAGCAGGTCTTCCTGAACCTCGTGCTGAACGCCGAGCAGGCCGTCCTCGAGACGCAGCGCGGCGGCCGCATCCTGCTGCGCACGCGCGTCGCCGAGGAGGGACACGCCGTCGAGGCGCAGGTGGTGGACGACGGGCCCGGCATCCCGGCCGAGGCGCTGCCGCACGTCTTCGAGCCGTTCTTCACGACCAAGACCGTCGGCACCGGCACGGGGCTCGGC
The sequence above is a segment of the Candidatus Methylomirabilota bacterium genome. Coding sequences within it:
- a CDS encoding permease codes for the protein MRGPLDPSTLVLVGVALALAVVAYVKDPGLPLLGAKHGASLLWFILPRLVPALFLAGLMQVLVPQEVVSRYFGQQSGLRALLIATVAGVLTPGGPMVSVPLMVALAHSGAALPPLVAYMTAWSLFGMQRIIAWEAPLMGWKFVAVRVVPSLAFPVVAGWLVATFYHE
- a CDS encoding GAF domain-containing protein; translated protein: MDERTQSLLDGITAALVVVDADLAVVAWNRAMEWVTGVARAEALGRKADAGLPVLRDPELVARLREAAAGGEPATLEVLHAVPEDERPLWLEVHCVPWRDEAGRVVGGLGVLVDISERHRRELFLRAIEAIGHSLASSLDLDEVLDTIVTKAREVMGAEAALVVAWDGVAPAFSVMRAVGRLSREYAGAGSIPAGGGPVARAIREARPVATRNILTDPNVWLAPERRAQVAREGYKAAAAAPLAAKGRVHGALVVHYWEERTFGDEELAALKLLAEQASLAIQNAQIYGQAERRRAVAEVLARLARELTASLDVERIAELLARGVVEFMGARVAVVFRYESEDGSLHALAAAGDDAEAIRGVVLGAGEGVAGRAVAERATVLARDIRSDPDVRLSAAVRERLKEAASRAAIGVPLLTHERVIGALALGADEDRVFTPDEVRALEGLADQAALAFENARLYATARDSVVRLRDTQAQLVQAAKMSALGQLVSGVAHELNNPLSVIIGYGQLLLGRDLPEVVKRPVELMVSQADRMAKIVRNLLFFSRQRPPERVGVDLNEVLDRTLALRAIQLTLSGIVVEKDLAAELPPVSGDPHQLEQVFLNLVLNAEQAVLETQRGGRILLRTRVAEEGHAVEAQVVDDGPGIPAEALPHVFEPFFTTKTVGTGTGLGLSVSYGIVQEHGGRLTVESRPGETVFTLVLPVLRPAEALAPEPPVVLMPIKGEGRVALVVEDEPSVLDLVVTLLHQTGWNVDVASGGREALERVRGRRYDLVVSDMRMAEGGGEEFYRSAVARDATLRPRFLFITGDTANR